The window TTTAGGATGTGGGCTTGTACTTTAGATCTTAATTGGGCAATTAAATTTTGCGCTTCTACACTTAATATTTGAGTTAGAGCAAAGGAAGTAACAGATTGTATAACCAAAGCTCCTACTACTGCAAAAATCAGCCATTTTAACATCTCTAAATCGCCATTCGGAACAATTTCATCCACCAGAATTTTACTAGATCCTGGTAAAACAAGAGATGCTGCTCTACTGATAATAATTAGTACGAGGCCTACGAGAATATATTTTCTTCTTGGCCATATAATAGTTTTGAAAGCCTTGCTTAAGCTTGCTTTTGAAGATTTGTCTTGCCTTGCCATAAATTATTAGAGGAAGCGATTAGAAACGATAATTGCAATTAAAAGGTTTTAGTGATTATCGTATTTGATTGGGTAATTTAAGCAAATACTTCCCATAACCACTTTTCACTAGAGGTTCAGCTATTTCTTCTAGTTGCTTACTGTTAATATACCCCATTCTAAACGCTACTTCTTCGATACAGCCAATTTTCATTCCTTGGCGCTCTTCAATTACCCTTACAAATTCAGAAGCTTGCATCAGAGAAGAGAATGTTCCAGTATCTAACCAAGCTGTACCTCTATTTAATACGCTTACTTCTAACGTTCCTTCTGCTAAATATTTTTTATTTATATCTGTGATTTCAAGCTCACCTCTAGGACTGGGCTTAATGTTTTTAGCAATTTCGACCACACTATTATTGTAGAAATAAATGCCAGGTACAGCATAGGATGATTTTGGTTTCTTAGGCTTTTCTTCAATTGAAATAGCTTTACCCTCATTGTCAAATTCCACTACCCCATACCTCTCAGGATCATGAACATGATAAGCGTAAACTATTCCTCCTTTGGGTTGAGTATTGGATTGTAATAATTTGGACATACCTGAACCATAGAAAATGTTATCTCCTAAAATTAAGGCCACATCTTCATTTCCAATAAACTCTTCTCCAATTATGAAAGCTTGAGCTAAGCCCTCCGGCCTTTCCTGAACTGCATATTCAAATTTACATCCTAATTTTGAGCCATCGCCCAATAATTGTTTGAAGAGTCCCGTATGTTCAGGAGTTGAAATGATTAGAATATCTTTTATACCAGCTAACATTAAGGTTGAAAGTGGGTAATAGATCATCGGTTTGTCATATACAGGCATTAATTGTTTGCTTAATGCAATGGTTAATGGATGTAAACGAGTACCCGAACCACCAGCTAATATAATTCCTTTCATAATTAAGATTTTTAGAGTCTAGAATCTAGATTCTAGACAGTTTTAGTAGAGCTTTTATTTTAGTTTAATTTTCTAGATTCTAATATCTTGGTTCTAGTCTCTTTTGTCATACATTTCATCATAATATCGTTGGTAATCACCTGAAGTTACATTTTTCAGCCATTCTTCATTTTCTAGATACCAATCGATTGTTTTGGATATACCTTCTTCAAATTGTAAACTAGGTTTCCAACCCAATTCTTTGGTGATTTTTGTAGCATCAATGGCATATCTTAAATCATGGCCTGCCCTGTCGGTAACATATGTTATAAGCTTTTCAGAAGTTCCAGCTTCACGACCAAGTTTTTCATCCATTGTTTTACAGATGACTTTAATTAGATCAATATTTTTCCATTCATTAAAACCACCAATATTATACGTTTCCCCAGTCCTACCTTTATGATAAACATCATCAATTGCTCTGGCATGATCCACCACATATAACCAATCCCGAATATTTTCTCCTTTACCATAAACGGGCAATGGTTTATTATTTTGAATATTATTAATGAAAAGTGGAATCAGTTTCTCAGGAAATTGATTGGGTCCATAATTATTAGAGCAATTACTGATTATAATAGGTAGGTTATAAGTGTTAGCATAAGCTCTGATAAAATGATCAGACCCTGCTTTAGAAGCAGAGTATGGTGATTTTGGATCGTAGGCTGTAGTTTCGGTGAAGAACCCTCCGTTATCTAATGAACCATAAACTTCATCAGTAGAAACGTGGTAGAACCTTTTATTGTCAAAATGATCTTTCCATATTTCTTTAGCAGCATTCAATAAGGTAACAGTTCCGAAGATATTGGTTTTTAAAAATTCTAAAGGATTTGAAATTGATCTGTCAACATGAGATTCAGCAGCAAGATGAATTACCCCATCAAAATCATATTTTTTAAATAAATCGAAGATGTAGTTCTCATTGGTTATATCTCCTTTTTCAAAAACATAATTTGACTTTTGGTCAATATCTTTAAGATTTTCAAGATTACCTGCATAGGTTAATGCATCCAGGTTAATAATCTTATAATCTGGATATTTGTTGACAAACAACCTAACTACATGTGATCCGATGAATCCTGCCCCGCCTGTTATTAATAAAGTTTTCAATATTTCCTTCTGCTTTAATTATATCCAAAATTAAATAATATAGTATTCATTGCAATTTTTATTTCTATAGTTATTAATTCTTCTGTTTATTTGTAAAAATTTTAATTTTATTATGTCAGAAGAACATAAAAATCAACAGACTAGTAACAATTCAGACGAAATTGACTTAAGGGAATTGTTTTCCGCAATTGGAAACTTCTTTAAAAACATCTTTCTAGGTTTTATAATGCTAATTGTGAAATTTAGAAACGCCACATTAAAGCATATTAAAATTATTATTGTTTTTGGCGTTTTGGGTGGCTTTGTAGGTATCGCTTTAAACTACTACTTGCCTGATTATTATAGTAGTTATATGTTAATCAACTCTAAGCATTCAAGCGGTAGGTTAATGGAAAACTCTGTGGATAAACTTCAGCAACTTTCATCAGAAGGGAATTATATTCAATTAGCAAAAATTCTAGATATTGATACAGTTCAAGCGAAAAATTTAAAAGGATTCCGTTATGAACCATTTGTTTCAGAAGAAGAAATTGTGGAATTAGAGGTTTTGAAGGAACAGCTTAAAGGTTCAATTGATGATGAAGAAACCATTAATCGCTTTGTTGAAAAATTAAAGATTGATAATAAGTCTACCTATAAAATTTTTGTGGAGGTATTCAATAATGACGGATTAGCAGAATTGGAGCAGCCATTAGTTAACTATTTTAGAGAAAATGAATATGTGTCTAAAAGGTTAGAAATTGAAAAGGAAAATTTAAAAGATAGAGCTCAAAATTTAAGAGAGGAATTAGCAAGGTTAGATAGCCTAAAGAAAATTCTAATGAATAGCTACAGCAATCTTTTTTCTGATAAGGCAAAATCAGGAAGTAATAATGTAATTCTTGGAGATGAAAAGGTTGATCCGATCTCCATTTTTGAGGAAAGCAAAATTCAATATAGAGAATTACAAAGAATTGAAGAGGATATTTATTTAATGCCTAGTTTTGAATTAATTGATGGATTTACAGTGTTTTCAAAACCAGAAAGTCCAAGTTTGATTAAATTAGGATTTTACTCAGGCTTAGTTGGTTTGGGTATAGCCTACATCATCATTATGCTGATCAGCTTTAATAAATACTTAAATAAAGTAGAAGAAGATAATAAAAGACAAGCGGCCTAAAATTTAAAAAGGAGAGTCAAAAGATTCATAAAGTTGATTTTTTAAATCTTTATCTGAGATAATCATTTTATCTGCTTCAACTTTCCAGTCAATATTTAAAGAGGTATCATTAAACAT is drawn from Marivirga arenosa and contains these coding sequences:
- the rfbA gene encoding glucose-1-phosphate thymidylyltransferase RfbA → MKGIILAGGSGTRLHPLTIALSKQLMPVYDKPMIYYPLSTLMLAGIKDILIISTPEHTGLFKQLLGDGSKLGCKFEYAVQERPEGLAQAFIIGEEFIGNEDVALILGDNIFYGSGMSKLLQSNTQPKGGIVYAYHVHDPERYGVVEFDNEGKAISIEEKPKKPKSSYAVPGIYFYNNSVVEIAKNIKPSPRGELEITDINKKYLAEGTLEVSVLNRGTAWLDTGTFSSLMQASEFVRVIEERQGMKIGCIEEVAFRMGYINSKQLEEIAEPLVKSGYGKYLLKLPNQIR
- the rfbB gene encoding dTDP-glucose 4,6-dehydratase — translated: MLKTLLITGGAGFIGSHVVRLFVNKYPDYKIINLDALTYAGNLENLKDIDQKSNYVFEKGDITNENYIFDLFKKYDFDGVIHLAAESHVDRSISNPLEFLKTNIFGTVTLLNAAKEIWKDHFDNKRFYHVSTDEVYGSLDNGGFFTETTAYDPKSPYSASKAGSDHFIRAYANTYNLPIIISNCSNNYGPNQFPEKLIPLFINNIQNNKPLPVYGKGENIRDWLYVVDHARAIDDVYHKGRTGETYNIGGFNEWKNIDLIKVICKTMDEKLGREAGTSEKLITYVTDRAGHDLRYAIDATKITKELGWKPSLQFEEGISKTIDWYLENEEWLKNVTSGDYQRYYDEMYDKRD
- a CDS encoding GumC domain-containing protein; the protein is MSEEHKNQQTSNNSDEIDLRELFSAIGNFFKNIFLGFIMLIVKFRNATLKHIKIIIVFGVLGGFVGIALNYYLPDYYSSYMLINSKHSSGRLMENSVDKLQQLSSEGNYIQLAKILDIDTVQAKNLKGFRYEPFVSEEEIVELEVLKEQLKGSIDDEETINRFVEKLKIDNKSTYKIFVEVFNNDGLAELEQPLVNYFRENEYVSKRLEIEKENLKDRAQNLREELARLDSLKKILMNSYSNLFSDKAKSGSNNVILGDEKVDPISIFEESKIQYRELQRIEEDIYLMPSFELIDGFTVFSKPESPSLIKLGFYSGLVGLGIAYIIIMLISFNKYLNKVEEDNKRQAA